The genomic region GTTTAAAGGCTGTGAAAGTTAGCATGGGACGGATTctttgaggttgttgagagaCGTGCTGTGATGCCAGGGACTATCAGGGTTCAGAGAGTGTCCAATCTCTTCACCATCCTCCGCAAGCTGCACCTGATCATcttttctctccttctcagtGATATGATAATCCGCCGCCTTCGCTGAAGCCTTGAAAAGCTGCTCCGTCGCACCCAACACACGATACGGCTCCGCCATAGACTTTCCAATACCCTTGAGGAGACTTCTCGAGCTCGTGTTGCTAAAGTGTCGTCGAGTAACAAACGCAGCGGGTGGAAGGAAATTCCTCGTCGTCGGTGCAGCGGCTCGTGATGCGCCGGCTCGCATTGCAGCCCGGAGGACGGTCCGGGCCTGGGTTCGACATGTCTCGCAGGCCATGCTCATCGTGAGAGTATGTTCAATAGGGAGATTTGGCGTGAAGGGCCTGGGCAAGGCGGGATGAGAGGCACTTGGAGTGTTATCGTCATGGACCCTTGGATCCTAAGCTAGTAAGTTGAATCTGAAATTTTGTGACTGGTTCGGCTCTCGGTAATATGGTGCGAAGTGCACTGTATTTACTGTGCTACATATCAATCAAGCCGTTActgagaagaaagaggaatTTGATCAGCAGAAATACAATAGTATACAGCTATTTTACATCTTAAACATTTTACGATAACATCATTGATATCTGGAAAATACCAATGAGCTGTTTGTAccgccaaagccaaagctaTTGGATACAGCTACACCAACTGTCTTCTCTTGTGCTTCATTTGGCACAAAATTAAAGGCAGCTCCCACGTCTGGCTTCTGGAGGTTTAATGTTGCGGGTACGACTCCCTGGAAATAATCAGTAAATGCGTATTTACGGCTTTGGAAGCTACATACCTCATGAATGGCTAGGATGCAAAATAAAGCCTCAATAGCTCCAGCAGCACCCAGCAAATGTCCGACTGCGCCCTTGGTGCTGCTGATTGTGACATCCGACTCTTTCTGATGTCCCTCTTCGCCCAGCATGATCCGTTTGATGGCCGACGTTTCCGCTACATCGCCAACATGAGTTGCTGTTGCGTGTGCGTTGATGTAGTCGACCTGTGAAGGCTTGATGCCTGCACTTTTGAGTGCTTTCTTCATAGCAAGATATGcaccatggccatcttccCGCGGTGCTGTCATATGGTGAGCATCACCGCTGCAGCCGTAGCCCTTGATTTCAGCATATATATGAGCTCCCCGTGCTTTGGCGTGCTCTAATTCTTCAAGAACTACCACCGCAGCACCTTCAGAGACAACGAAGCCATTGCGGTCAGCATCAAACGGACGACAGCTTGCTGTGGGATTGTCGTTATATGCTGTGGACAGAGATCTTGCTCTGCCGAAGCCAGCGAACGTCAAGGGATGGATACATGATTCTGAACCTCCGGCGACCATCACATCGGCGTCTCCCATGGTGATAAATCGTGCTGCATCTCCGATTGAGTGTGCACCAGTCGTGCAAGCCGTGGTAGCTGTGTGGTTGGGGCCCTGGAAGCCGTATTTCATGGCCACATGGCCGGCGGCCATATTAATAAGAATCTTGGGAACAAATAACGGAGACACCTTCTTATAGCCCTGTCACATATTTAGCATAGGTTCGACAAGAACTGAATGGCTTCTCACGTCTTGATGATGCACTAAACTGGTCTCGTAAATCTCGTCTAGATTTCCAATACCGCTTCCAAGGCATACACCGGTGGCCTCCTGCTGCTCTGCGTTCTTCGGCTCCCACGCTGAGTCCCTGAGAGCCATGTCGCTAGCTGCGATGGCATATTGTGTAAATTTTGACATTCGTCTTTGCTCATTTGCATTGACCCAGTCTGATGCCCTCCATCGTCCTTCTCCATCACCACTGGGCACTAACCCAGAGACTGTGCTCGTCAACTCTTTCCATCGTGCCTGAGGCTCGAGATCTGCGACGCTGACGATTCCGCATTCGTTGTTAATAAGACGAGTCCATGTTCGCCTTATGCCGACTCCCAAGGGCGTGATGGCTCCGAGGCCTGTCACTACGACGCGACGCATCATAAACCCATTCCGAGTAGCAGGTCCAGAATGAGAGTCACAAGGTAACAGTTGAATCGGATAGAAATCTTGATGCAAATCAAGTGAATTTATACAGGTCCAAGTGATTACAGTGGAGCTGATGTTGTATAAAATCGATGGATTATTCAAAGTCGAATTTCCGTGTCAGGCTTAGTGCCATCTTGATACAGGGGCATGTCTGAGGTACCTCTCATAAGTTCAACAGGAATCCTCCCGAACTTTATCTTGAACAACATCCTCCTGAGTAGATCTCTACCCATTTCGGGTTATTTGGAGGATTTGTTCCGTTGATTGTTTGATGCTGAACCAACAGCTTATATTGTTGTCAATTATTGTTTGCTGACAGGCATATGTCAAGACCTGAGCCTCAATAGACGCCACAAAGTAGTACAAACAAAAGGACAGTTCCCTCATATAACGACACGACTTCAACGACACCTCGAGTCTCAAGCATTCAAAAACTCTTATACTCAGCTCAGAGACGTCCTTCTTCTGTAAAACTAAGAAAGAATACATGTCCTAGCTCGATCTCAACCACGTCCGTTCTCTGTCTAGGGCTTGAGGCCACCCTCACCTCAGACTGCGTGTCCTATACCGGATGAGATGCAAATCGATTTCACTCAATAAAGTGAGTTCATACTAAGAAGGGCAATGCCTTTGAGATTCTAATGTCGCATTCAGGGTCTCTGAATCGTCCAAAGAACTAGATGAGCTGCAAATCACTATAGCCCACTTTCCGATAACCCTGGATGAGAACAGCCAAATCTCACAATGCCAAAAAGCAAGAAGCTAGGGTCGGTATTGCCAGCCGAAGCCGTCG from Fusarium oxysporum Fo47 chromosome III, complete sequence harbors:
- a CDS encoding thiolase-like protein produces the protein MMRRVVVTGLGAITPLGVGIRRTWTRLINNECGIVSVADLEPQARWKELTSTVSGLVPSGDGEGRWRASDWVNANEQRRMSKFTQYAIAASDMALRDSAWEPKNAEQQEATGVCLGSGIGNLDEIYETSLVHHQDGYKKVSPLFVPKILINMAAGHVAMKYGFQGPNHTATTACTTGAHSIGDAARFITMGDADVMVAGGSESCIHPLTFAGFGRARSLSTAYNDNPTASCRPFDADRNGFVVSEGAAVVVLEELEHAKARGAHIYAEIKGYGCSGDAHHMTAPREDGHGAYLAMKKALKSAGIKPSQVDYINAHATATHVGDVAETSAIKRIMLGEEGHQKESDVTISSTKGAVGHLLGAAGAIEALFCILAIHEGVVPATLNLQKPDVGAAFNFVPNEAQEKTVGVAVSNSFGFGGTNSSLDPRVHDDNTPSASHPALPRPFTPNLPIEHTLTMSMACETCRTQARTVLRAAMRAGASRAAAPTTRNFLPPAAFVTRRHFSNTSSRSLLKGIGKSMAEPYRVLGATEQLFKASAKAADYHITEKERKDDQVQLAEDGEEIGHSLNPDTFKLPPTFSTWSHVTMLHLYLINTRIRCFDREGFQNWQHQLTDHFFFECEKKMHIDHHITSSALRQRYLKDIFVQWRGLLLAYDEGLIKGDAMLASAIWRNLFKGSADADPRALLAIVGWMRSTLLQFEAVSDNNLPAQLPAIMAKPVDVFWTRLEKQLGGQQEDGLPAKEVKEEPVSTEETAKASAN